A stretch of Verrucomicrobiota bacterium DNA encodes these proteins:
- a CDS encoding DUF1501 domain-containing protein translates to MPNQINSHGLCSRRHMLRTSAFGLSSVAAAWLLKHDGLLGAEPVKPPLEPPSYDLLPKTPPRPGKARAMISMFMLGGPSQVDLFDPKPELIKRNGQSFPGDVKWDNPAQASREIMAPLWKYHRHGQCGMELSELLPHLGGVADAITLIRSMRTGVNNHVPSNFALTTGKPEHGRAVLGSWLASALGSVSQDLPAFVALTDPRGLPLLGGENWHHGRLPSIYQGTMVRPTEPRIFNLAPPSRLRGAPQSAQLNLLHSLNRRHLADHPGENELEARMASYQLAARMQLAATEAFDIASESEATHRFYGIDQDVTRDYGTRCLIARRLVERGVRFVQIFCNGQTWDHHGSINTALPARCREIDQPAAALVRDLQQRGLLDSTLVHWGGEMGRLPVIQFRDGLTQRDKVGRDHNTYGFSMWVAGGGFRGGHVHGATDLFSHHAVEGTVHHYDWLATVLHLFGLDHNELKFRLGPRDLKLVEHAEARVVQELLA, encoded by the coding sequence CCTCGGCCTTTGGGTTGAGTTCCGTCGCAGCCGCTTGGTTGCTGAAGCACGATGGCTTGCTCGGGGCGGAACCCGTCAAACCTCCACTTGAACCTCCATCCTACGATCTCCTCCCCAAAACACCCCCGCGACCCGGCAAAGCCCGGGCGATGATCTCCATGTTCATGCTGGGCGGTCCCAGTCAAGTGGACCTTTTTGACCCAAAACCCGAATTGATCAAACGCAACGGCCAGTCTTTCCCGGGAGATGTCAAGTGGGACAACCCTGCCCAAGCCAGCCGGGAAATCATGGCGCCGCTCTGGAAATATCACCGTCATGGACAATGCGGCATGGAGCTTTCGGAACTTTTGCCCCATCTGGGTGGCGTCGCCGACGCCATCACGCTGATCCGTTCCATGAGAACCGGGGTGAACAATCATGTTCCCTCGAATTTCGCCCTGACCACGGGTAAACCCGAACACGGACGAGCGGTGCTGGGAAGCTGGCTGGCCAGCGCTCTCGGCAGCGTGTCTCAGGATCTCCCCGCCTTCGTCGCCCTGACCGATCCGCGCGGGTTGCCCTTGCTCGGCGGGGAAAACTGGCATCACGGGCGCCTTCCGTCGATCTACCAAGGCACGATGGTGCGTCCGACCGAACCCCGCATTTTCAACCTCGCCCCGCCCAGCCGTCTCCGCGGCGCCCCTCAGTCGGCGCAACTCAACTTGCTGCATTCGCTCAACCGGCGGCACCTCGCGGACCACCCCGGCGAGAACGAACTCGAGGCGCGCATGGCGAGTTACCAACTGGCTGCCCGCATGCAGTTAGCTGCCACCGAAGCGTTCGATATCGCCAGCGAGTCCGAGGCGACACACCGCTTTTACGGGATCGACCAGGACGTGACGCGGGATTATGGCACGCGCTGCCTCATCGCCCGGCGCCTCGTGGAACGAGGCGTTCGCTTCGTCCAGATTTTCTGCAACGGGCAAACCTGGGACCACCACGGTTCCATCAACACCGCCCTCCCGGCTCGCTGTCGCGAGATCGATCAACCGGCCGCCGCTTTGGTCCGCGACCTTCAACAGCGCGGCCTCCTCGATTCGACCCTCGTTCATTGGGGCGGCGAGATGGGACGCCTTCCCGTCATTCAGTTCCGGGATGGGCTCACTCAACGCGACAAAGTCGGACGGGACCACAACACTTACGGCTTCAGCATGTGGGTCGCGGGTGGCGGTTTTCGAGGAGGCCACGTCCATGGCGCGACCGATCTGTTTTCGCATCACGCCGTCGAAGGGACGGTCCATCATTATGATTGGCTGGCCACCGTCCTCCACCTGTTTGGCTTGGACCACAACGAATTGAAGTTTCGCTTGGGGCCGAGAGATTTGAAACTGGTGGAACATGCCGAAGCCCGCGTGGTTCAGGAATTGCTCGCCTGA